In the Terriglobales bacterium genome, TCCGCGATAGGAGCCGATCTCGATGAGCCGCTTGATGTGCATCGACGTGTCCTTCCGCAGATCGCCTTCGACGTTGCCCTCCGCTTCGATCACCTGACGGATGCGATTGACCTCGTCTTCGTTTAGGTCCTGGACCTTCTTGTCAGGCTCGACCTTCGCGGTGGCGAGAATGCGCGCCGAACGCGGATTGCCGATGCCGTAGATGTAAGTGAGCGCGATGTTCACGTGCTTGTTGCGCGGAAGATCGACGCCTGCAATGCGTGCCATAGTTACTTATCCTTGACGCTGCTTATGCTTTGAGTTTTCGCAGATCACGCGCACCACTCCGCGGCGGTGGATGATCTTGCACTTATCGCAAATCTTCTTAACTGATGCTCTGACCTTCATAAAACAAGCTGCTAAGCTGCTCAGCTTCTGAGCTGCTTAGCTAAATCCCCTTTTGGTATCCAGGCTGCCAGCTCAGAAGCTCAGCAGCTTAGGAGCTTACTTATACCGATAAACAATCCGGCCGCGGTTCAGGTCGTACGGTGATAGCTCTACAGCGACGCGGTCGCCGGGCAGGATCTTGATGAAATTTTTTCGCATACGTCCGGAAACATGGGCGAGAACTTGATGCTTGTTCTCCAGCTCGACCCGGAACATTGCATTGGGCAGCGGCTCTAGAACCACCGCCATTACTTCAATCGCGTCTTCTTTGCTCAATCAGTTCCTTAGCTGCCGACTTTCTGTCAGCAGCTTGAAATTCTATGCCGTCAAAACTACAGGTCCATCTTTGGTGACCGCCACCGAGTGCTCGAAGTGAGCGCTCAGACTTCCATCCACGGTCACGGCTGTCCACTTGTTGTCGAGCAGTCGCGTGTCCGGCCTGCCGACATTCACCATCGGTTCAATCGCGAGCACCATGCCTTCGCGCAATCTCGGACCGTGTCCCCGTGTTCCGTAATTGGGAACCTGCGGCTCTTCGTGCAGCCTGGTTCCAATCCCGTGTCCGACAAATTCTCGGACTACGCTGAAACCATTAGCTTCGACCATCTCCTGCACGCTCGCGCCGACATCCCCGACCGTACTGCCAATGCGCGCCGTCTGAATCGCACGCTCCAGGGAAGCCTTAGTAACATCCAGCAGCTTCTTAATCTCCGGCTTCAGGTGGTTCCCGATCGGGACCGTCACAGCCGAATCCGCGTAGTAGCCGTCGAGCACTACGCCGCAGTCGATCGAAACGATGTCGCCTTCCTTCAGCATGCGCTTAGCGGAAGGAATGCCGTGTACGATCTCCTGATTCACCGAGGTGCAGAGCACACAAGGGTAATCGTAATAACCCTTGAACGCCGGCTTGGCTCCGAGCTCATCGATCTTGGCCGCAGCCACAGACTCAAGATCCATGGTGCTAATGCCCGGCTTCACTGCCGCCACTGTCGCGTCGAGAACCTGCCGAACGATGCGCCCACTGCGACGCATTTTCTCAATTTCAGCCGGCGACTTGCACATAATGGCCATCAGGCCACACTCTCAAAAAATGCAGGATTCCGCATAGGCTCGTTTCCTCGTCGGAGAACGGCATCGGAACCATTAGGCTTGAGATGATCGTTGCTGCCGCGGGCGGGACAAGAACGACGTCCAGAGAGCCGTTGCAGTCTTTGATTATAACTGAGCTGCCAGCTTCCAGCTACCAGCTTCCAGTCGAACCCAACAGCAAAACCAGCTGCCCAACCAGCGATCTCCTGAAAACGAGCCACGCAGCCAGCGGAACCTGAACTTGGCTGGTAGCTGGCAGCTGGTAGCCGGCAGCTTCCTCTTACCATCTTCGCCCGCGAATACGACCGCTGCGCGGCGTAAAGCCTTCGTAGTGACGCATTACCAACTGCGCTTCGATCTGGTTCACCGTGTCCATGGCCACGCCCACCACAATCAGCAGTGAGGTTCCACCAAAGTAGAAGTTGACGCCTAGTCCGTTCGTAAACCAATTCGGGAACCGTTCGAAGAAGTTGCCCATGAATCCAGGCAAGTGGTTCAGGTGAATGCCGCCGATCATCCACTGAGGGATGATCGAAACGATGCACAGGTAAATGCCGCCAACCAGCGTCAGGCGCGTGAGGATGTCGTTCACGTACTCCTGGGTGCGCTTGCCCGGGCGGATGCCCGGGATAAATCCGCCGTATCGGCGCATATCATCGGCAACGCGTGCCGGATCAAAGATGATCGAGACATAAAAGTAAGCAAAGAAGATGATGCCGATGATGTAGAGCAGCTCGTAGAGCGGCTCGCCACCGCGCAACTGGTCAAACATCCATCCGAAGCCGCGCACATTCTTGAAGTACGGAGCAAGAAAAAGCGGAGCGCTGAGGATCGACGCCGCAAAGATCACCGGCATCACGCCTCCCGCGTTTACGCGGAATGGCATGTAGGTGCTCTGGCCGCCCATCATTTTGCGTCCCACAATGCGCTTGGCGTACTGCACCGGAATGCGCCGCTCGCTGCGTTCCACGAAGACGATGAACGCCACGACGACGATCATCACAATGATCAGCAGCGCCATGGCCGGAACGGTGAAGCCGCCCCATGCATCGGTGCGGGCTTTTTCGTAGAGGTCAGCCACACCGCGCGGCAGGCCAACAACGATGCCGGCAAAGATCAGCAGCGACATTCCGTTTCCGATGCCGCGCTCGGTGATCTGCTCGCCCAGCCACATGACGAATGCTGTGCCCGCTGTGAGAGTCAGCACCGTAAGAGCAATGAATCCCATTCCTGGATTAACCACGTATTGCACGCCGCCGGATACCGAACTCTTCTGCAGCGTGATCGCGATTCCCAACGATTGCAGCAACCCGAGAACCACTGTGAGGTAGCGGGTCCACTGCGTGATCTTCTTGCGCCCCAGCTCGCCTTCCTTTTGCAGCTTCGCGAGCGGCTCATACACGACTGTCAGCAGTTGCAGAATGATCGACGCCGTGATGTACGGCATGATGCCGAGCGCGAAGACGGTGAGCTTGCGCAGGTTGCCGCCGCTGAACAGATCGACGAAGCCGAGCACGGTACCGCGCTGCTGGTCGAAGAACTGCGCCAGCAGGTCGCCATTGATTCCCGGAGTGGGAATGTGGCCGCCCAGGCGGTAGACCGCCAGGATCCATGCGGTAAACAGAACACGGGTCCGCAGGTCGGGCACGCGGAAGATATTGGCTAACTTCTCAAACATGGTGAATCAAACATCCTTATGCTGCGCCGATGACTTCTGCCTTGCCGCCGGCCTTGGTGATCTTCTCTTGCGCTGACTTGGAAAACTTGTGCGCCTGCACGTTTACTTTCTTCTTGAGCTCGCCATCGCCCAGAACTTTCACCAGAGCGCCGTCTTTCGCAAGACCGGCCTTAACCAACGCCTCAAGCGTGACTTCCGCCTCGCCGAGTTCGGCAATGCGGTCGAGGTTGAGGATGGTGTACTCGGTCCGGAAGATATTAGTGAATCCGCGCTTGGGGAGACGGCGGTGAAGCGGCATCTGGCCGCCTTCAAAGCCGCGCATCATGCGCGATCCGGAGCGCGAGCGCTGTCCTTTGTGTCCTCGGGTCGAGGTCTTGCCCATGCCCGATCCCATACCGCGTCCGACGCGCTTCTTGTTCGAATTCGCCTTTTTAGGGGCGCGTAGATTAGAAAGATTCATTGTGTTTCCTACGAACTCTTCAGGGCTGCTGGCCGCTGGCTGCCGGCTTCCGGCTAAAGCCTGAAAAACTTCAGGACTTAGCCAGAAGCCAGTAGCCAAGAGCCAGAAGCCGCCTTACTGCACAAACTCCAGCAGGTGCGGAACCTTCTTCACCATGCCACGAATAGAGGGTGTGTCCTCGCGCTCGACTACCTGATTCAGCCGAGTGAAGCCAAGACCCTTGACGATCTTCTTGTGTTTTACCGGCGAAGCG is a window encoding:
- the rplO gene encoding 50S ribosomal protein L15 is translated as MNLSNLRAPKKANSNKKRVGRGMGSGMGKTSTRGHKGQRSRSGSRMMRGFEGGQMPLHRRLPKRGFTNIFRTEYTILNLDRIAELGEAEVTLEALVKAGLAKDGALVKVLGDGELKKKVNVQAHKFSKSAQEKITKAGGKAEVIGAA
- the map gene encoding type I methionyl aminopeptidase — protein: MAIMCKSPAEIEKMRRSGRIVRQVLDATVAAVKPGISTMDLESVAAAKIDELGAKPAFKGYYDYPCVLCTSVNQEIVHGIPSAKRMLKEGDIVSIDCGVVLDGYYADSAVTVPIGNHLKPEIKKLLDVTKASLERAIQTARIGSTVGDVGASVQEMVEANGFSVVREFVGHGIGTRLHEEPQVPNYGTRGHGPRLREGMVLAIEPMVNVGRPDTRLLDNKWTAVTVDGSLSAHFEHSVAVTKDGPVVLTA
- the rpsM gene encoding 30S ribosomal protein S13 — its product is MARIAGVDLPRNKHVNIALTYIYGIGNPRSARILATAKVEPDKKVQDLNEDEVNRIRQVIEAEGNVEGDLRKDTSMHIKRLIEIGSYRGFRHRRNLPVRGQRTHTNARTRKGPRKGTVANKKKAAAKT
- the rpmD gene encoding 50S ribosomal protein L30; the encoded protein is MAEKKTTSAGAKGTVRIRWVRSYIASPVKHKKIVKGLGFTRLNQVVEREDTPSIRGMVKKVPHLLEFVQ
- the infA gene encoding translation initiation factor IF-1 — protein: MSKEDAIEVMAVVLEPLPNAMFRVELENKHQVLAHVSGRMRKNFIKILPGDRVAVELSPYDLNRGRIVYRYK
- the rpmJ gene encoding 50S ribosomal protein L36; its protein translation is MKVRASVKKICDKCKIIHRRGVVRVICENSKHKQRQG
- the secY gene encoding preprotein translocase subunit SecY, giving the protein MFEKLANIFRVPDLRTRVLFTAWILAVYRLGGHIPTPGINGDLLAQFFDQQRGTVLGFVDLFSGGNLRKLTVFALGIMPYITASIILQLLTVVYEPLAKLQKEGELGRKKITQWTRYLTVVLGLLQSLGIAITLQKSSVSGGVQYVVNPGMGFIALTVLTLTAGTAFVMWLGEQITERGIGNGMSLLIFAGIVVGLPRGVADLYEKARTDAWGGFTVPAMALLIIVMIVVVAFIVFVERSERRIPVQYAKRIVGRKMMGGQSTYMPFRVNAGGVMPVIFAASILSAPLFLAPYFKNVRGFGWMFDQLRGGEPLYELLYIIGIIFFAYFYVSIIFDPARVADDMRRYGGFIPGIRPGKRTQEYVNDILTRLTLVGGIYLCIVSIIPQWMIGGIHLNHLPGFMGNFFERFPNWFTNGLGVNFYFGGTSLLIVVGVAMDTVNQIEAQLVMRHYEGFTPRSGRIRGRRW